The genomic DNA CTCGGAGCCGGGTGTTTTCATGGTGCAGTCCAAGGTCTGGTATAAGTACTTTGACGGGATGCCTTCTTCCAACAAAGGTTGCCTGAGCTGGCATCCTGACCAGCTGAGTGGCGCTATAATCTTCCCACTCCCTTTGAGCTACGCGACCACCAACATCAACCACCCTGCCATACAACATCCAAAaagttggggggggggggtgtgcaATTACGACTCCCTTTTCTACTGCGAGAGAGGATGTTATATACTTTTGGGCTTAACCCCATCCGGATGCCTTTGGgcgctccttttggtaagatctAATGCCTCCACTTCCTGGTGTTCGCTAATTGAggtatttttctttttgttttgtagAAGTCGCCATGTTTCGTGCCTTCGCCCTCGACTCTTCTAAATTACCCAGCGATGTTCTAAAGAAATGGGGCCAGGAGATTTTGGAGGAACATGAGGTTCCTTATGGCCCGTAAACCAGCACCTCGGCGGAGGCTTCCTCTCAGCCGTCCGAGGACCCCGAGGCCCTTGGAACCAACGCGATCGCGGAGGAGAgggctccctctcctcctccagaaAAATGCCTGCGTCTCCAACCAAAAAGGAAGTGGGTCATCCCATCAGTTCAATCTTCGCCATCGAGGCTTACTCTTTCCTCCAAGGCCAAGGTGAAAACCCTTGCCCGGGTAACCCCCTCTCCAATAACAGAGGCTGCGGGTTCCCCCGTCCCAGGTTTTGCCCCGGGGCAGACCGTCTCCCGATCGAGAGACCAACCCGGAGATGTCGTGACCCCTTCTCTACCACCCTCTGCTCCTTCGTTGGCACCGACCTCCTCTTCGCGCCCCAAGGAGCATCTCAAGGGCAAGTATGCCTTCATCTCTTCCTTCCAGTTGCCTTCTCTGTAGGTGCAGGGCCTTATCCCATCGGCCAACGCTTCTCCTCACTATGGCCAGGTGAAATTTCATGGGACCTTGGCCTAGTCATGGAAGACCGCCACCGACCAGATTTTAGAAGGCCCCCCTCTGGAGCTAGTTGATATATTCTCCAATCGACTAGTATCTGTGAGTTTCTTGTCTTTTTTCCTGATCCTTGAGTTAATGCTAATATTTCCCTGCACTTGATAGGCTTGCACCATGGGTCTAAGTATATCACAAAACATGGCTAGCCAGCAATGAGGGAACAAGTCCCTGAGGGTTCGCCTCCATGAGTTAGAATCACCTACTACCACTGGCCACATTTTTGATTTGACCGCCTCTGATGACCCGATACAATCCTGCATTCAAACTGTCAGCGAGAAAGCCCAAACTGCCCAGTACATGGCTCAAGGAGAATCAGAGAAGGTGCAAACATTGCAATCAGCCTTGAAGACCAGTGAGTCCAAGCTCAAGTCTGAAGGGTTGAGGCGCACATAAATTTTGGCTGATTTAGAGGAGAAGGAAACTGAGATGGCGACCCTCTCCTCTCAACTGAAGGAACTGCAGGAAGCGCACGCTGCTCTGACGAAAGATCTGGAGGCAAAGAAGGCAGACCTGATCACTAGTATAACCGGGAAGCTTCTCTTCGGAAGCAGTGGGGGGTGGGCTCGGCTACCTTGAAATCCCTTCAAGCAGACCTATCCCAGACCAAGGAAGAAGCTGCCACCACACACCAAGAGCTGGCCTTGGTCCAAGTTGATGCAGATAAGACCAAGGACGAGCTAAAAGATTACCAGGCCGATGAGGCTACTCGTCTGGAAGCTTATAAGGCCACCTCTCTTGCTTCCGGAGTATTTGGAGCGAAGATAGGTAGTCCATCGATCGGATGGTTTTCTACGGAGGTGTGGGAGCCCTGCTGCAGCTTCATAAGAAAGGCTACCTCCGGTTAGCTCCTCCTGAGGATTTCCTGGACAGAGGCCACCTTCTATGAGAGCTTCCCGACGATGTCTTCTCATATTTTGATGATTAGTGTGTGCTTCCTGTCTTTTACCTTTGATCTGAGCCTTGTCCAGGACCAGTGTTTAGGCAGACTATTTTTGTAATGCATAATTGTATAGTTCGTTGAGCTCTTTTTCTTATAGTCTATGCTATTTCTCACTAGATATATCTGCATGATTTGCTAAGTGCTTATCCCTTCTGTAGTAGTTTTGTTGACTTAGCCCCCATGTAGGCGTCGAGGTTGTGACCGATCGGGTTTTTGTTACCCGACCGAGCATCCAACTTGACTAGTCCGTTTAATGTCTCGACCGAATTCGGTCATTGGGCGACCTGACCAGTCACTTTGTCGGGTCAGTCTACTTTAGGACGCGCGATCGAGTTCTGTGTGATCGAGCTATTCGCTTGGTCGCGAGCCAAGGTACTTGAGAGTCCTGAGAAGAGGTCACTGTAGTGTCACCTATTCCCGAAGTCACAACAACCCCCCATTTCCCCTTATGTCTTTCATCTGCACGTTTTTCGACACATTCCCTTGGCTCCATTTTCTAGAAGGATCCTGCGGTGGTCGTTGCTCTTAGGTTTACAGCTGACGTTAGCTACTTTGAATACGAACCGTCTGATGGACGCTGATGATGAGGTCTTTTATGCTCCTTTGGCCTCTATAAATATCCTTTCCCCTCAGCTTTATTGAATTTTTCGTCTCAAGAGTAAGTCTTCCTCTTGTTTTCTATACCAGCTGTGCTCTGCCTCTTGTGCTTTTTGCATTATCCCATGGATTCCCCTGCACCTAGCTATGCTCTTGGAGTTTCAACCTTTACTAGCGTGGACCAGGACGACCTTCGCTTTACCTATGAAATTCCTAGGGCCATGCATATCATCATTCCCTCTGAGATCCACTGGGTTTATTCACCCCCAGTAGGGTACACGACCTTCTTCAAAGAGCAAGTTGTTGTCGGCCTCCGCTTCCTCATTCATCCTTTCTGTTCCCAAGTGAGTTGTTACTTTCACATCTCTCTCGGCCAACTTACACCTAATTCCATGAGGATCTTGTCTGGGTTCGTCCTCCTCTGCGAAGTGTATGACATACCCTGGACTCCTCACCTATTCCACTTGTTCTTTACCCCTCGACATCACAATGAGGATCTTTTCCGTCTCCAAGCCCATACCCGAACCATATTTTTTATTCCTTTTCCCTCCTCAGACTTGGAAtggaaagaaaaatatttcttccTGAGTTTTCGCCTAGCCGTAGAATGGCCTATCCAGTGGCGTTCGGCTCTACCTCCGACCCCACCTCTAGGGGATTTCCAGACAGACCTCGACTTTATAGAGGCCTCTGCGTAACTGGATGATGACGCTTGGACCTACTCAGACTGCTATTAGAGGACGTACTATTTTTATTCAGGCTGAGCCGCACCCCATCAGAGCTACCACGTTCCTTAGGTATGACTTGACCTACCTTGACTGGCCTTTGCTTCCATATTCTGATTTTGGTGTTCTTCTTACAGCCGACACTCTGGCCCGAGCGTTCCCAATCAGGCCTCTCCCCCTGAGTACTATAGAAATACAATGCCGAGGACGCATAATACTAGATAGGAGGGGTCTGTCACACCTTGCTCCCCTTCCCATAAGGGCTACTGCTTCAACCGCTCCTTGATCAGCCACCCAAACAACTCCGAGTGTTTGCTTCACTCCTGAGTCCTCCAAGCGTGCTCCCCCCGTGCCTCCTACTCGTCGACCCCGACCTCCCTTAGATGAGTCAGATTCGGATGAGCAGCCACTTTCATGCCGCGCCAGACGCCAACCTATGGCATCAGGCCCGCCCCCCGAGGCCTCGACTGTTGCTGCGTCATCCCGACCAGCTTCTACGTCTGCTCTAGAGCCCCCATCTCCAAGTGAGGCTGTCAGACCGCCTCGACCCGTGGGACCTGACCCAACGTTCGAGGCCCCGATTGCCACTCCATCACCCCGACCAGCCTCTATGTCCGTTCCAGATCAATAGCCCCCGAGCGATCCTGTTAGACCACCTCAACCCAGGGATGAAATTGACCGAGGGAAGGCTTCGACTattaaagaagaaattcaccCAGGGTGACAACCTAAATCCAGCGCCTCTGCTAGACCTTCTCCTCGACCGACCGCTTCCTCTCAACTTGATCCTTCCACTTATCTTGAGCCGGCTCCCTCTTCATTTGGCCCTTCTTCTCTACAAGGATTTGTGCATACCCCACCTGGTTCATCTTCTCAACCAGGGTCCGCTTCCACCCAACCTGGCCCGAGCAGGATGGCTCCAGATTCTTCCCGACCTCGGTATTTTCGCTATCGTGCCACTTTACCCACAGAGTGGGGATTGCGCCGCACTCTCCATGTTCCTGCTCGTAATGTCCTGCTGCGGGGTCGCTTAGCATCTCAGTGGGAGTACACTATGCAGGTGATGGACACTCGTACCTTGCCTGACCTTGATGGACACTATGCTACTAGGGTAAGCTTTCTCTCTCTTTTGTGGTTATGCTCCTCCCACTCTGTCTTTCCACTCATACTTCTGCAAGATTATGAACAGATGTTTGACCAGTCACTCCGCCTGAACCAAATAATCTTGAACATATACCTACTCAATAAAATCTTAAAGGATCGAGTTACAGACCTAGAGTTTCAAATCTCCGACCCGGAGGCGATCATATCTGGACTTAAGGCAGAAGTGACGGCCTTGAAGAAAGCGAGCACTTCCCAGGAACAAATAACTTATGTATGAATTGTATGAACATTTTGTTGTACTTTACTTTTCAGATGTCatgttttctcttaattcttgACTCAATGAGTCCTGAACTACTTTAACCTGAGCACAGGGTCCTGATCTGGTCTTAAAAAAGATTCATGAGTGTCCTGAACCCAGGTATTCCGACCTGGCACTTTATGCCCGACCGATCATATTTCCCTGATCTAAAGCCTTACAAAATACTAACTTAACTACGATAGGGTTGGAGGTAGTTAACGCTCCAAGGACGGTCTAGCTTCCTACCCCGAGCGTCTTGTAAATAGTAGGCGCCTGATGCTAACCGTTTAACAATTTTATAAGGACCGTCCCACTGAGGTGCTAATTTGGTTACATCCCCCACGGGCCTTGTCCTCTTCCACACTAAGTCCCCTTCTCCGAAGAACCAGGGCATAACCCTTCTATCATAGTTTTGACGCATCCTTTGCCGATATGTTGTTAGGCGGGTAACTGTACGTTCGTGAATTTCACTAATCAAATCCAGCTTTGAGAGTCACTGTTCGACATTCCCTTCATCGTATAACATTCTTCTGATTGAAGGCACCCCGACCTCGATAGACACCACAACCTCATTGCTGTAGACCAGGTGAAATAATGTAAGCCCTGTGTTTTCTCGAGGGGTAGTGCGGTAGGCCCAGAGGATGCTGggcagctcttccacccaatcACCTTCGACATGATCCAACTTGACTTTCAACCCTTGAACTATCTCCCTATTGGTAACCTCGGTCTGTCCATTGTTTTGAGGGTAAGCTACAGATGTGAAGACATGAGTTATGTCGAACCCTTGACACCAGGCCAGGATTTTgtgtccttgaaattgtcttccgtTATCTGAAATCAACTTATGTGGTATTCCAAATTGGTAGAGGGCGCTCTTCCATAAGAATTGAATAACGACTCCTTCAGTGATCCTGACCAGGGCTTTTGCTTTCATCCATttagagaagtaatctactgctacgAGAAAGAATCTCTTTTTCCCTTGCGCCATCGGGAACGGTCCTACAATATTCATGCCTCATTGGTCAAAGGGGCATGAGACTATTGAGGTTTTCAGTGTGTTGGTTGACCGATGGGTCAGATTCTGATGCTTTTGGCAGAATAAGCAAGTGTTCACCAATCTTTGAGCATCTTTCTGCAGAATGAGCCAAAAATACCGGGCTAGTAATACTTTTCGAGCTAGTGTCCTTCCTCCCGTATGGTTTCCGCGACATCCCTGATGTACTTCCTACAAAGCATACTCCGCTTCTTCCATTCATAAGTATTTGAGCAGTGATCTGGAGAATGCTCGCTTGTACAGCTGGTCTCCGATCAGAGTATACACATGAGCTCTTTTCCCGATCAATCTGACATCTTCTGGGTCATCAGGCAAGCCACCCTGCTGAAGATAAATGATCATCGGGGTCCTCCAGTCGATCGGCTCATCCATATTGTTCTGCAGGTCTATTTGAGCTATTAAGAAGGTCTGGGCTATCGACCTATCCAACacccaagtggtcaaagagctAGGCATTTTGGCTAGTTCATCAGCTCTTTGATTATCTGCTCTGAGAATCTTGGTTACAGTGACCTCCTTAAAAtcctctttcatcttctcataCACTTCCCTATATACCTGCATCTTGTCATTGTTGACTTCAAAGTTGTCTGTTACTTGCTGAGCTACAAGCTGAGAGTCTGAATAAATAACCACTCGGATGGCTCTGACATGCCGAGTTGCTTACAACCTTACCAATAGTGCTTCATATTCCATCTCATTATTCGTAGCTCAAAAATTTAACCTGACCGTCAGCAACAGGATGTCTTCCTGAGGGGATATCAGGAGGATCCCAACTCCGCTTCCTTGCTGGGTAAATGACCCACCCACATAGATCTTCCAAGTTTCTTTGGAGTTCGGTTGGTGAACCTCCATCAAGAAATCTGCTAGATCTTGCGTTTTAATTACCGTTCAAGGttggtactgtatatcatattctcccaACTTAATGGCCCATTTGATGAGGCGGCCTGCTACTTCCATGTTAGTGAGAGCCTTACCCATGGTGCTGTTGGTCAGGACTATGATGGGGTATGTTAAGAAATAAGGTCCTAAGCGGCGAACCATGAATACCAATCTGTAAACTAATTTTTCTAGGGTCGTGTATCGGGACTCGACCCCTTTTAATAAATGATTAAAGAAGTACATTGGCCGTTGTACATCGTCCTGCTCTTTCACCAACATCGTCCTCACGAcctcaggggtggctgacagATAAACCTAGAGTGGTTCTCCAGCAGTAGGCTTGAATAGCGAGGGTAAGGTCTCTAGGTACTTCTTTAATTCATCGAAGGCCTGACGACATTCTTCATCCAATTGAAACTTGGCTGCTCTCCTAAGTATTTTGAAGAAGGGCAGGGCTTTATCCGCAGACCGGGATATGAACCGGGACAGTGCAGTTATTCGATCCACCAACTTCTGAGCTTCTTTCAGATTCTAAGGCACCTTCAAACCTCGGAGTGCCCAGACCTTTTCCGGATTAGCTTCAATCCCTCGCTCAATAATGAGATATCCCAAGAACTTTCCCCCTCAAGCTCCAAACAAACATTTCAAGGGATTCAACTTCAGCTCATACTGTCGTAATGTGCCGCAAGTTTCTTCTATGTCAGTGATCAGATTTATGAACAAAgtagatttgatgaggatgtcatctacatagacttccACATTTTACCCTATTTGCTCCCGAAAtatcttatccatcatcctttgataagtagcTCCGACATTCCtcaatccaaaaggcatgacaATACAACAGATGGTACCATCTACcatgatgaagctaaccttctcttgatcttcttgtGTTAAAGAGATCTAgtggtatccttgataagcgtcaagcatgcaaatcctTTCACAGCCCGAggtcgagtccaccatctgatcgatcctaGGTGACGGGTAGCAGTCCTTAGGACTGGCGCGGTTGAGGTCCCGGAAgttgatgcagactctccacttattgttgggtttAGCTACTAGGACCACATTAGAGAGTCAGGATGGGAATTGCACCTCTCTAATGTAACATGCTTTTCTGAGCTGATCCacctcagctcggatgatcttattttgctcggtcgagaaatttctcttcttctgcttgaccggtCCAGAGTCAGGCAGTAGGTGTAATTTATGCTCAGCCACCTTGGGTTTAACCCCAGGTAGCTCTTCGGGGGACCAAACAAAAACATATCTATTACGAGTCAAGCATTGGACCAAGTACATCTTGACTTCGATAGGCAGGTTGCGTGATATGCGGGTGACACTCTCCGGGCGTTCAGGATAGAGCTAGACCTCCTCCCAAGGGATAAGTTCCTCTGCTATAGGCAAAGGCTCCTCTTGAATGACGTGGATCTTGGCATCCTGGGTTCGCTGAGACTTGCGAGCCTCCACTTTTACCATGTCAATGTAACACCTGCGAGAGATCAACTGCTCAcctttaacttccccgacctggtctcccacagggaatttgatcttctgatgaaaagtgGAGTATGCCGCTCGGAACTCATGCAGTGACGGTCTCCCTAAGATGACGTTGTATGAGGACGACGAATCCATCATTATAAAGGTGCTCCTCCGCGTCCTCACCAAGGGCTCGCTACCTAAAAATATAGCTACCTTGATCTGGCCCATGGGCCATACTTCATTGTCGATGAAGCCATACAATGAAGTAGCCATGGGTTGGAGTTCGCTGGCGTCAATTTGTATGATCTTGAATGCGCTCTTGAACAACACGTTGACAGAGCTTCTGGTATCCATGAAAACTTTGGTCACGTGACTGTTGGTGATGACGACCTTGATTATCAGGGCATCGTCGTGAGGGAGCTCCAACCCCTCCAGATCTCATGGCTAGGGTTGTAAATAAACCAAGCGTTTGTGAGCAAggttggtgttcggcttggtaagagcctGTTTATGTTCAtccaatatacataagattaattaaacaaacaagcttaaacagctctctaagttaaacaaacaagcttgaacacatatgtgttcaactcgttaatgttcgtgaacaacattcatgaacaacatttatgaacaatgttcacaaaccatattcattaataaaactcttttcagcATGataaataacaataaaataaaataaaataataaataaatttaaattatcaagctcaataccaatcaaataactaaaagtttcaaacaatcaaacaagcttgaattaagagcttgataacatttaaacgaaccaaactcgaaccaaactcaagccaagcttgaaccaagctcaagccaagctcaagccaagcttgaattgagagcttgataatatctaaacgaatcaagctcaagtcaagcttcaaacaagctcaagctcaaaaaaaataaaccaagccaaacttgaacactcatttcaaaaacttggttcattttaagcttgacTCGGCTcaacttggttaccttatcaaacaagcttgaccaccccaaagcttggctcggctcggttcgtcttgtttacaaccctacttATGGCCCAAAGCCGATGACGGGCCCTGCATCTTGCTCCTTGCTGCACCCTACCACATGTATTTCCAAGTGTCGCTCATGAGACTTCCGAGCCCTAGCGGAGTCTCCATCTGTGAGCCCTCCCGAGATCATACTGATCTCGTGGATGGCCGTGTTTCCCTGGTTCTCCTCTTCCCCGAGCTCCTAGTTGCGACCAGGTGCTGATTTCCCTGTCTCGCATTGTCGGGTAGGGGTCTACCGGACTAACCTACCACGGGTTGTTGGCTGGTCAGCATCCTTTGTTGAGTCCTGGGTGTAATCTCGGGCGGAGGCAGGCCCAACTCAGCTGCGTGCCGAGAGTCTCGAGCGAACTGGAAGTAATCACTGGTGGCATGGGTGTGGGATCTATGGTAAGTGCAGTAACGCGACCCTCACGGTCCAGGTATTGGGGCTTGAACTGTTGCCACACGTGGAGCTGGCCTGGGATCCTGACTGGGAGGGAAGGGCGGTCGGGCATCCCGGGCGCGTAGAAGAGGCTGAGTTGGTAGTTGGGGCGGCATCTTCTCGGGCTTGCTGGTGGGAGTAGGCGCCTTGTCTGTTTTGCGTCGAGCAACCTGAGTCTCCTCCGCATTGATATAGTTGGCTGCCTTCCCGAGCATCTCGCTGAAGTTCTTCACGGGATTTCGAATGAGATCTCGGAAGAACTCCCCCTCTACTAGTCCATGGGAAATGCCACTCATTGGTATTTCAGAGGTGGCATATGGGATGTCCcgagccacctggttgaagcgcttaaTATAACTTCACAAGGACTTGGCCGCCCCCTGCTTAAGAGCGAAGAGACAGTGGTCTGTCTTCTGGTACTTCCTGCTGCTGGCAAAGTGGCGCAAGAAGACGGTCTTGAAATCATGAAAACAGGTGATGGACCGTTTGACAGTCCATCAAACCATTTTTGTGCCGAGCTAGATAGAGTATTCAGAAACACTCGACACTTAATAGCATCGTTGTATTGATGCAACAACGCCGTGTTTCAAAACTTGCGGAGATGATCTTCCGGATCCTTATTGCCATCATACTCTCCAATGGCCGGGGGCTTGTACCCCTTTGGTAGTTTCTCCTCTAATACCCTTAAAGAGAAAGACACTTGCTCATCAGGTTCCCCCCGGGGCTCCTTCCGGAGGACTATAGCCTTCCCCTTCTTTAAGTCCCTGGACAGGGAGCTTTCCGCTATAGAGGCCTGTGGATGCTCTTTCCTGTTATAACAGTCCGGGCCCTTGTGATAATAGTCTGGGCCAAGTTCTCGATAGAAGGCCAGGGGGAACTCCTCGGGTTGTTTCCTCTTCGACCCCTTATCTGAGACGTGAGTCGGGTCTTTAGAAACTCCCGGCATCTTGTATGGTCGCTAGGTAGTGGTCTATTTTTCGGAAGCCGTTCGTCTCTTAGCTTCCTTGAATAGCTCATACTCCCCTGTCGTCATGGTCACGTTGATTCCTCCAGTCTCCTCCATCATCACGCTCCAGAATAGGTGAAGAAAGTTTCCAcaaacgacgccaaattgatcctatccaGAATTTAAGTCGGATGAAGGTTGGGTGAGCTATTGCTGGCGTTGACGGAGGGGTGACCGAGACACTTTTCTCGTATGCGCTTCCAAAAATGGACTCCCACGTGATGTTGACAGACGATGACGACTGAGCCGGCGGTACCTAAGCTCTGCGCACACTAAGACAAGTACACGGGCGTTAGAGGCCAGAAAACTAGgggaaaagtccccggagcaggccctccgttactcaagtcaggtatttttttCCCAGAAAAACAGTGTATGAAGGAAAAAATAAAGTAGAAAACAAGTGTaaatgtgcgagagagcgtacatgcaaaagggagaggacctccctttttatatgacagtgtgtACCTTTTGGAGTCTGACTAATGTCATAGAATGTCGGGTGTTAGGACTTGTCGGGTGCTGGAGAACACGTGTCATCCTCCTGTAGactgaaggaaggttccattcgcaggtAACTGCAgaccgttggaatattccctgacacactgtaattattctctgacaggcggttacgattccttgaccTTGTTGGCTTGTAGCGCCTCCTATCCGACCGAGTATGAATAGAGCAGCTCGGGATGATTAGTCAGGTATACCATCTGGCCTAAACTGTGAGGGGCCAGGAGCTGTGGAGAGATCGTCCAAGAACCGACCGGGAGTTGATTGCCTGAGAGTTAGCTTACTGAGTGCACTAGTCCTAGGTACAACTAGGTCGTGATAGCCCGATCGATCAGATCTAGGTCAGGTATCACCCCGACTGCCTACGGGGTCTTAGACCAAGGTGTCTCAGATCTGGAGTCTTGGTCTGTGAGAAGCCGACTGGGAATCATGTTGCTGATGTCGTCACCCgattttacttcttcttttcatATCTGTTGACTGTCATGTCCCCTTAACTTCTGACTATCACGTACTCTTGACTGCCGACTGCCCGACTACCCGACTTTATCGGTATCAATATGTGAACATTTAGATACAGATAATTCAAAATGAAAacgtattgtttttatttatcagTATAAAAACAGTTTACAATTAACTGTATTATGCACTTCCATTTGCCCCGTTCTCAATTACTCATACCTGACTCTGAAACATATAGCAAATTGTAACATTTTTTTTGTTTGGACCAACACATAGCATCACAGTTAGACGAAATTGGATGAGTTCTTAATTTGATCGGTTCGATTTTCAACCAATTACTTAAGCCACAAGCTCAGGAGATCGGCCCAACAAAGTCCACAAGCTCAGAAGACTGCCTAGACTCGCATCCGTCTGCGCAGCCTGCTTGTGATGTTCGAACCGCCACGCGTGCctcttcctcattctctctcGCAGACCACCAACGAAGATGGCAGCATCAAAGCTACGGCCTTCTGATGGCCGCCTTCTACATGGCCTCCGTCTCTCCTTCGCCCTCGCTCCTCCTTAGGGCTCGTCCACGAAGGCTTCCCCTCCTTCGTCCTGCCGCCGTCGCTCGCCCTACGTCGCTTGGCTGCAGAGATCCCCGACGAGTGCATCGCCGCCTCTTCAACGGAATCGGTGCTTGTCTCCTCGACCAGTTGGCTCAGATGGCCTCTGGACTCGGCTGGCGCTCTTTCGCGGCATCGGCTCGGCCTCAGCGAGGAGTTTCTCCCGTCGAGCAGGTTCCCTTCGCAATCCATAGTCCCCCTTTTTCGGATCGATGACTGATATTGTGGATTGATGGTGCAGATTCTGAAGACTGTAGAGTGGCCGGAAAAATTTCCTTTCAAGGACGAGGATTTCAGCCGCTTCGATGAGTACGCACCCTTGACCAAACTTTCACGAATTTTTATTGATACTTAAATATGTTAATATCTTGAGATGATAAAAGTTGAATTTGGAAGAGCTTGTTTTTCTGGTCTATCAGAAGTACTTTGCGCTATTCTCAATTCATCAAACATCTCTAATTTGTGGTAGTGTGTGATAACTAATGCCTCACAGCAGCTATTTTCAACAATGTTATCCAGGCCTTTTATTGACCATGATAAAATGTGTTTTATAGATCTTCGGATTCTCTATTTTACTCAGAACCTCGTTTTGTGACACACATTGATGATATGGCAATTCGCGCTCTTACCAAATACTACTCGGAAGTATTTCCTCCGAGTAACACACCGGATGTGTGTTTACTGGATTTATGTAGCAGCTGGGTGAGCCATTCTGGACATCTTTCTTATAAATCTTTCATTGTTCTTCCTCATATATTCTTCATTTCTTATCCTTTGTTCCATTGTAGGTTAGCCATTATCCTGCAGGCTACAGACAAGACAAAATTGTGGGGATGGGAATGAACGAGAAAGAACTTGAGCGAAACCCGGTATATATATGTTTGGTGCCTTAAGTTATGTCAAGtttacatatttatttatttttctattaatAATCACTGCCATTTATCCCTGTACTTAAGATGGCAATTTTTTTTTGCAGTAATAGCATTTAACATTATAATGTTTTTCATAACCTACGAACAGATTAGCAATGATAAAACAGCAATGAATGACAATTTGGTGTTTCTAATCCATGCTTCAAATCTACATCTGCACTCAAAAATatcttaataattttttcaagACAATTGTTTGTTAATAGTGAATTGAGGTTCTTGGCAAATTCATGTTAGGCCCTCATGTATGTGGTGATGAGTAACTGGTAAAGATGATTAAACGATTAGCTGTAATCTATGATCACCATGCTGATT from Zingiber officinale cultivar Zhangliang chromosome 4A, Zo_v1.1, whole genome shotgun sequence includes the following:
- the LOC121970555 gene encoding uncharacterized protein LOC121970555 isoform X2; protein product: MAAFYMASVSPSPSLLLRARPRRLPLLRPAAVARPTSLGCRDPRRVHRRLFNGIGACLLDQLAQMASGLGWRSFAASARPQRGVSPVEQILKTVEWPEKFPFKDEDFSRFDESSDSLFYSEPRFVTHIDDMAIRALTKYYSEVFPPSNTPDVCLLDLCSSWVSHYPAGYRQDKIVGMGMNEKELERNPVSVDYLNKPIDVFREMQRVLKPGGLAIMSFSNRCFWTKAISIWTSTGDADHVWIVGAYFHYAGGFEPPVAVDISPNPGRSDPMYVVYSRKLSTA
- the LOC121970555 gene encoding uncharacterized protein LOC121970555 isoform X1 produces the protein MAAFYMASVSPSPSLLLRARPRRLPLLRPAAVARPTSLGCRDPRRVHRRLFNGIGACLLDQLAQMASGLGWRSFAASARPQRGVSPVEQILKTVEWPEKFPFKDEDFSRFDESSDSLFYSEPRFVTHIDDMAIRALTKYYSEVFPPSNTPDVCLLDLCSSWVSHYPAGYRQDKIVGMGMNEKELERNPVLTEYIVQDLNVNPKLPFEDNTFDVITNVVSVDYLNKPIDVFREMQRVLKPGGLAIMSFSNRCFWTKAISIWTSTGDADHVWIVGAYFHYAGGFEPPVAVDISPNPGRSDPMYVVYSRKLSTA